A segment of the Macrobrachium nipponense isolate FS-2020 chromosome 4, ASM1510439v2, whole genome shotgun sequence genome:
GAGAGAATCTTTTCTACTTTTGGTTTGGTACACTCCGAACTCAAACAGACTGGGAATCAAAAAGGCCGGGAAGTTGGTTTTTTACAcaaagttttaaacaaagactATAATGTAGATGAAACAgactaatttgttttgttttgaagtgttGATCAAGTTACCTTGACattgaaatttttactttataaacaaattttgtctgaaaaattaTGCATGGTCAGAGGCTAGGATTTGGatgaataactgatttttttcttcatatatacctGTGCTAACATTTGTAGTCAACACtaaatggtgtttatttttaaaaatttttcttttatttgaatgtctttttttacctatttcaacttgaaatgaaTAATTGCTCTCTTTCTCAAGCTATGATTAACATGattgtttctttctatataactaacacacccccctttttttttattaaagatataaaataatttacaaatttctatTAACCTAATTATCTGAAGTTTACCAGTTGTATGAATATGTTCAGTTACATCAAATGTTATATTATGGCATGGTTACACAAATATACTGTAAGATAGTTACaattaccaaaaatatatattacattttatccTGTATGAATTTTCCTTCCTCCTGATCCTTACTACTCTTAACGTTaacattttcttactttttactgTCCCTCTCACTTCCTTACTTTTCTACTTTCTTTCTCCTATCCCTCCTTAGTAGTCATTCATGAATTTTCATCTCTTCTCATGGCACACATGGCTATACCTCGCCGTTCAACTTCCTCCACCTTGTTGCATTTCTCTCTGCTAAAAAGACTGGCCGGTAAAAGATTCGTAAAAGAGACAAATAAATTGACAGAGCAACAATATTGTATTTTGACCAATAAACTCCAGCTCTCGCGTCTGTGGAAAATGATAAAAGGCAAAACTGGGGCACTATTTATTTTGACAGGAACAAGTGAAgtttgaaaacaaattaccacAAGGATAAAAGAAACATAGGATAAGGTCTTGCTCGGCTTCATGTATCAAGGCAGCTTCCAAAGGActggtacattaaaaaaaaaaaaaaaaaaagtagctgaCAACTGCGAAGAGTAGGCGGAGCTTCTTAGACTGAGAGAGGGGTGTGCTATTCATATATCCTCTTCGCTAGGACAAATGCAGATATTATTTATTGGGGGAAAATAACAATCATATAATTTCTTGTTATTTGGACCAGACTtaactacaatcattaaaatcttTACCTTTCACATATTTCTGTGGAAATGTGGATCAAAACTTATACATCTTTAAGCTGATATTTATACATTCTTATTAAACTCTCTTTTATAAACTAACTTCATTTAAGTCTTAACATTTAATTAGtacaggaatgtttttttttgtgtctccagttgatattatgattattatctctTAACATGAGCAAAAAATTGCCCATACTCTGTATACaatggtaccttgagatacgagattAATTCGTTCCGGAACCGGGCTCGGAACTCGAAAAACTCGGATCTCAAAtcaatttttcccatttaaattaactgaaatgtatttaatccgttccagacctatgaaatatacccccaaaccatcgtaaataatgaagaaaacacacatataaatgtagaaatatagtacaaaaaaattatacagtaatatattttagtaataaatagaattaaagtaaaataaagaaaagaaaaagttaatttaatctaACCTTGGTGACAGTCGCGTGCGGGCGGCTAAGGGAGGCGAGTGACGGAGGGGGAGGGCTGGATGGCTACATTAGTCCCGTtacgtaaacaggaattttcctaacagaaaatgaaaaatgaacattaaaatgtaaactaaaactgcaGTTTCACTTGCGCTTTTCTTGTAAGTTACCGAAAGAGGTTTGCTTTTGCGcctttttagtaaaaatgttacggaaaatttaggccaatgaataacaaagttacgtaaaaaaaacacaacaaaaagttAAGAACACGTAATCTTTACCTTGCTGACAGGGCGATGCAGCTGGCTACGGAGTcgagtggcggaggaggaggaggaggagggagcaggGAGGGGCTAGTCCCGTAACGTAAACAGCATTCTTTCGAAcacaaaatgataacattaaaatgtaaactaaagctgcatttccttaactttaataaaaatttgcacttttcttaacttaaatttgaaaaaatactaaatgcactttaaacttaaaacttaacctaagcgatacgtaagtttaatcagcacttgttttctgccttttagAATCACTTTCGGCACTTTCATTTGCGCTTCTCTTTAACAAAAATTTATCTAAAGAGCTTTGCTTCTGCCCTCCCTTTTAGAATGTTCCGGAAATGAGTtcaaacaagtgtcattaaagTAACGCTGAAGCAGACGACTAGTCGAAACTTTTTCTGGATGTTTCTGTTCAGTTCAGTGAAACTCGAAAGTGATTCCCACATTGCTAACATGTCTTTAATTTGACTTGTAGGAATCACTTCCTCCgcctcttcctccccctcgctACTGCTACTAATCTCTTGCAGGGCCTTCGTATGTTGCATCACCTGCAGCTCCTTCAACTCCTCAATTGAGAGTTCCTCCTCATGTTCCTCGATGAGTTCGTTGACGTCGCCCTCATTTACCTCCAGACCCATCGACTTTCCGAGGGACACAATCTCCTCCACCGTTGCTTGGGGTTCGAACCCTTCGAAGTCCCTCTCTGAAACAGCATCAGGCCATAGCTTTTTCCATGCCGAGTTCAAGGTTCGTCTCGTTACCTCTTGCCATGCCGAGTCAATGATACGTAAACATACAACGATATTGTAATGCtctttccaaaactctcgaaGGGTAAGCTTGGTGCTCTCTGTCACCTCAAAGCATCGGCGGAACAAGTGCTTTGTGAAAagctttttaaaatttgcaatgACCTGCTGATCCATTGGTTGCAAGATGGAAGAAGTGTTGGGTGGGAGGTAGAGGACTTTCACAAACTGGAACTCCTCGAGAATGTCATCTTGAAGGCCAGGTGGGTGGGCCGGAGCATTATCCAAAATTAATAAGGCTTTCAGTGGGAGGTTATTCTTTTGAAGATATTCCTTCACAGAAAGACCGAAGACGAGGTTTACCAAATCTGTAAAGAACTGCCGCGTAACCCATGCCCTTGCATTCGTGCGCCACattacgtgcagtttttctttcagaattttgtgTGACTTGAACGCTCGAGGATTTTCAGAATGGTAGACTAGCAGTGGCTTTACTTTACAGTCACCAACTAGCCATTGCACAACAATGCAAGGGTCAGAcggtccttcatgggtttatggccTGGCATCTTCGTCTCCTCTTCGGTGATGTACGTCCTCcgtggcatttttttccaaaataatcctgTCTCATCGCAGTTAAAGACCTGTTGCGGGATGTAGCCTTCCTCCTCAATAAGCTCAGCGAACTCGACGATGTACCTTTCAGCTCCCTTTACATCGGCACTCGCAGCTTCGCCATGCCTCACCACCGAATGAATGCCacttctcttcttaaaattatcGAACCACCCACGACTTGCCTTAAACGTGTCTTCTGCTCCCCCTTCTGAAGTTGATGCCTCTTCCTTCTTCAAATCTGCGTAAATAACGCGAGCCTTTTCGCAAATTATACTCTCCATCACTGTATCTCCCGCTAGTTCCTTCTCTTTCAACCATACCAAGAGCAGCTTCTCCATTTCTTCATGGACATTTGTCCTTAATTGTGACAGAATTGTAGTTACCTTTAGCTgtttttttgcacttttgatgGCATCCCTTATTGCTTTAGGATGGTACAAATGGTCGATGTGCTACGCTCATACACCCGGGCCAGTTCCATCACTCGTACACGAGTACACGAAAACACGAGTACACCTCACAAACACAACTTAAATCTGTCGGTCACGCGTGCGAGTGAGCTCGTGGGATGCTCCCAGCTGATGCTGCCCCGCGAACGCCAACTAGCGGTGGCGTCCCCGAACCAACTCGGATCTCGGGACACAGCTCGGGTCTCAAGGCCAAATTTTGACCAAATTCCACCTCGGGTCTCAAAGCACTCGTATCACAGGAcgctcgtatctcgaggtaccactgtatatatataatatatatatatatagatatatataatatatatatagtatatatatatatatatacagcttatataatattattatattaattatataccaggcagtccttggttatcgACGGGGGTTCCATTATCAGCTGGGTCACAATAGAcacaaaaaccgccattaaccgaaactcaatGATTTATGGGGCCAAGTTTTGGTAAGTGGTGCCTCTGTTAGGAGTGTTAtgacgccataactctattatcggcaccttattgtgccaataaccgaaacttggcctgttatatatatttattatattatattattatagtatataaatataatatatatatatctatatatatatatatgtattatatatctatattataaatatataaatatatatatgcttaaaaaaatcacagtagatgcaacgtgacttcataaataaataagcggtaataccacgggaaatgatagacagggatccaagcgcttttcgtctttattcagacatcgtcaaggagctactgacgatgtctgaataaagacgaaagcgcttgggatttccctgtctatcatttccgtggtattcgcttatatatatatatatatatatatatataatatatatatatatatatatatatatatatatatatagatatatatatatacatatatatatctatattattataatatatatatatatatatatatataatatatatatatattatatatatatatatatatatatatatatacattattatatattgctactttcaaaatgcatatatcccctctttgactgtatgaaatattatgtataagattgtgcaacatttttcagattcctagctagcttagagataggatattttaaatgtgtgttcagatttcgcataacataatatataaaaagaatatataacgtagaatgtagagagagagagattttatttgtccattcaaagctagaattgtttcagtaacttttcatctccttgagattaagggagctcgagtcttcattgtgtttttaaaaacatgccaatcttaattatcgctcaacctccgtttcgatctCGTACGTGTCTTTTGAGAGAATTGTCTCGTATGCGTATGTCTTTGCTGAGTGCCACGTGCATATTTcccattttgtatgtaaagtttcgtaagatttcgaagcttctagaaggaattgtgtcccaaaacgttttgtgtcatctccagtccagcttctgtaagggagaaattatttcattgcatcttagacACTCGAAgcattcacttctctctctctctctccatcgcagagcacttttgattttaaagtaacgtaacgatttcgtacttattgaatggtcactcgtaacttgtaaatttcaatttgatatttattggagcttatttagtattatttagtatttttttgtggaatctgaacaaacattgttgtgtaacggcgcctggttttgtgaaagtgtgaaacaagcctgcagcaaagaaagaaagaagttggtataccaaggtaaagtgtgttatatttttattagttgcaactaataactaatgggaaCAATGGTTAACTAATAAGTAATGGGAagagtggttaactaataactaataactgatggttacaaaggtttggtaaaaactgataactaatagttacaatggtttgagtgaaatttacatttttacacattgcaaatttttgtgtttgtttcatttgaagtgtttatttttgtgcatttattcattttttttattgaagtgatttttatgttttgtgcttttatccattttcttattgaagtgcgtctttttattttatattctgtgtgattaatactttttgcaattttggtattttccacttttttctgtattttcatttgcattcacaatttaattagcttagttattttcattgcttaatcattgcacatttaattaaatttaacacttgtgaattaatttgcatttaattggaattcttttcaagttttattattgtttagcacttgtgaattaatttcagattttcaattattgcctaacacatttgaattttgattgaattaattttcttgaattttgtgataaattaatgttgatttaattttacttaattgattcaagaattacttaaactttactttgttttcaagtaacagtaattttccctgatattgtgaatttcacttataaattttgagtttaataataaatttttgtatttaaaatttttataagtgttttaatttctaaccagtatatttgcatatgattatattgatgttaggtagaaacatagagtggtaattgatctgttttccttcaattaacttgaagtgacttagaaccagggaagtatacttggacttctgaaatcagggaaatacttacttttaaagttgttgatggagtgatgccctttgattaatttaattacttacaagattacctcacacctgttttgatgaacttagtctgattttctgcaatactggtatgttgttaagggatcactgttgcctttagagtacgtattcagtcgtttagtacctgtgatgagggttcaggtgtctggcttttgtaagGTAACAATAAACGAATGGTAAgtgtgtaataattacatatattagatttacaagatctgtaaatataaacccatgacctgaggtcatggcattaggagggttctacgtgaccaaagcagacctagattacgctatgcgctgtctgcagtagcctgatctagctcaaagctttgtcaacattttatgtttatgataactttgcacaacaacttccatgggaagcggtttgacctgttaacctacgccggaacttgtaacttccgagccggcggactacgtatgttttttatagaattgctgagatagctaatgttccgctatcgaccgCGATgcttagaatggcagttccacgccaaccatcaaacatatcggtcttccgaccgagctgcatctctagtatggagttacagaataaagttgttatcttgttcaacttgcctgtttgaatcatctcctttagtcaagaaagaaccactctactaagatatccaagggagatgagaggaaccaaaaatacttacgaatgacagtcgtaaggagaacacaaaaagtctatcgccaagcgataagacttagatgtggtggcagcgtataacgaagaatataattaacaagacccatatcagccgaccgaaggtctacaagaactaacttccaccttcaacatcaaactacacagaggaaacgggatcttcaatcaacgcaacagtttatgaagacgcaactatgtccttcatcgagaggaatacaagcatttaacaccgacgtttgagcaactgttgtcacgtATCTTCGACCGAAATCTACAACCAGGCAACGagaagcagcatcgaacatcaacggaaagaagaaaaacaaaacacaggGAAACagtcacccgatcacgagcaaggacgcagagtgtacagctagaccgccagtagtgcaaggacggaggctgtgacgtcatcaatcttggacttccccacgcatcgtgcaccgagagaagatcgtgacgtcatcacgacttccgacgcgagacttcgacaggaactgagacgtcatcccatgtcaacaatccttcgcaatataatctggagctaagtaccatttttatctattcaggtcttttcctcagtgaagtgttgttcatcaagagtcgatcatccagtattctggggtgagttgttcgccatattaatcttccttcattacagaatcaatcttcaactacgagttctcgcccgcagattaatttttttttctcttctcgttgtcattaaccgtttcttgcaggaattctccgtataatattttatcatattatctgtatttttgtatcttttgggggattttcctattattataacacacttatacagtacattgcttatgcgtttacgtagtggtcgagtgtactcttatagatattttgatagattgcaaggaatagaagtgataagaaaaaatgaaagtcgaaatggcaactactccgactggcaaccccaatgtggtgactctcgttagcgcgaggtcagcgattgtcccttttcaaggtctggtcatgggttcctgcctcaaaatgttgaggcatggatctcatctgtagacgctcatttaaatgcaaaaagcatcacagacccagcagtacaattacaggaggccaagagcttcattgactttgtaacaggtgacgcaagtgcgtatctaaggggggtttctttcccaagaggcgcttacatgggacgatttcaaaattagattacgtgccgtgtagggggtgaagaggctttagatgtagtattggcattgagaaatatccttaaccaagcctccatgactcaggcTCAATGTTGTTTCGATATAtggcgggcggcgctaattgacGACTACCAGGCACTAAATGAAATATCAGGGAAAAATTTGAAAAGggttttaagtaactccgggtttgggtttgcgggtgctaaaatcaaagtgaaagattttatccgtttgatctacctgacgtctatcactgcaatgttgcctgaagcgttagtacggtgttttgataaaaaattgcagcccgacagtacggaattagatgtgtataaacaaatcaaaaaacacatgtctaaatgtaccgacctattCCTcctcgctcattcaagtttttgcaaaaaatgagaacaagccacaacaagtaaagtgggtacaataaaataatcaagttgcagggatggtt
Coding sequences within it:
- the LOC135211496 gene encoding tigger transposable element-derived protein 1-like, translated to MWRTNARAWVTRQFFTDLVNLVFGLSVKEYLQKNNLPLKALLILDNAPAHPPGLQDDILEEFQFVKVLYLPPNTSSILQPMDQQVIANFKKLFTKHLFRRCFEVTESTKLTLREFWKEHYNIVVCLRIIDSAWQEVTRRTLNSAWKKLWPDAVSERDFEGFEPQATVEEIVSLGKSMGLEVNEGDVNELIEEHEEELSIEELKELQVMQHTKALQEISSSSEGEEEAEEVIPTSQIKDMLAMWESLSSFTELNRNIQKKFRLVVCFSVTLMTLV